The genome window CGAACCGGGCCAGCGCGTACGCCGTTATGATCGAGGCCGTGCCGTAAAAGGGGAGGATGTAGGCGGACAGCTTGCTCTTGGCCAGGGAGAACACCACCAGCGGCGCCACGATATAGACGAAGAGCGTCCTGATCCGTCCGTCGAGCTGCTTCCATCCGGCGACGCCCCGGGCCAGGAACAGCGTGTAGGGGAAAAAGGTGGCGCTGAAGATGACGAAAAAGTACCAGAACGGCTTGTCCCGGCCGAAGCGGTTGGTGGCCACCCGGTCCACGGTCTGGACTTTGAGGAAGTAGTCGGGAAGCTCCGGATTGCTGATGCTCACCGCCAGATACCAGGGGAGCGCTACCGCTGCAAAGGCGCCGGCTGCCCCGGCCACCTCGCGCCAGGTGAAAACGTTGCGGTGATCGCGGTCAAAGGTCTTGGCCACCAGAAAGGGGAGCAGGGTGAAGAGCAGGATGATCGGCCCCTTGGTGAGGAACCCGAGGCCCAGGAACAGCCCGTACAGGGGGGCGTTCCAGAAGCTGCGCTCGCCGTACATCTGGCGGAAGAGCATGAGTTGGGCCAGGGCCGTGAAGCAGGCCAGGTAGATGTCGGTGGAAACCACCCGCGACGAGGAGAGAAAGAGGAGCGATGTGCCGCAGATGAGCATGGCATTGATCGCCTCGTCCCCGTTGCCGAGGAAGATGCGGGCCGTCCCGAGCAGGGCGGCCAGGGCCGCCGTTGCGGCAACGATGCCGAAGAAGCGGACCCCGAAGCCGTTGATGCCGAAGATCTCCATGCCGGCGGCCATTCCCCACATGGACAGGGGGGGCTTGTGGAAGTGCTTGATGCCGTTCAGGTGCGGCTCGAGCCAGTTCCCGGTCACTACCATCTCCCGGGCGATTTCGCCGTAGCGGGCCTCGGTGGACTCTCTCAGGTGGAGGGCCGACCCGGGGTAGAGGAGGATCAGGAAGTAGATGGCCAGGAAGGGGAGCGCCCTACGACTCAAGCGCATCGATCACGTCCTTCCTCTTGTTCTTGCGGATGAAGTAGAGGTTGCGCAGGTAGATGACCGTGCCGGTGGATTGTCCCACGATGAAGACCGGGTCCTGTTTTATGACGGCGTAGACCAGCAGGAACAACCCGCCGATGATGCTGAAGTACCAGAACGCCTCGGGAATGACGCTTTCCTTCCGGCGTTCGGTATGGATCCACTGGACGAAAAAGCGCATGAAGAACAGGGCCTGTCCGGCGAAACCGATTCCCATGGTAAGCATCGCCGCCTTAGACATGTCTTTCTCCTATGGTTGCCGGTTGATACCGCCGTTGCATCCAGCGCACCGCCAGCAGGTCGAAGAACCCCTCCCTGGCCCGCCGCCAGTTGGTGTAGTTGGACGTGCCGTGGCGCCGGGGGCGGTGGTTCACCTCCATCTCAACGACGCGGGCCCCCTCCAGCCTCATGAGGGTCGGCAGGAAGCGGTGCATCCCCTTGAACATCTTGATCCGCTTCACCATGTCCGCCCGCATGACCTTCAGGGAGCAACCGGTG of Geobacter anodireducens contains these proteins:
- a CDS encoding glycosyl transferase; translation: MRLSRRALPFLAIYFLILLYPGSALHLRESTEARYGEIAREMVVTGNWLEPHLNGIKHFHKPPLSMWGMAAGMEIFGINGFGVRFFGIVAATAALAALLGTARIFLGNGDEAINAMLICGTSLLFLSSSRVVSTDIYLACFTALAQLMLFRQMYGERSFWNAPLYGLFLGLGFLTKGPIILLFTLLPFLVAKTFDRDHRNVFTWREVAGAAGAFAAVALPWYLAVSISNPELPDYFLKVQTVDRVATNRFGRDKPFWYFFVIFSATFFPYTLFLARGVAGWKQLDGRIRTLFVYIVAPLVVFSLAKSKLSAYILPFYGTASIITAYALARFETARLRAATLVILTLAAIAAGGTGFFYKPAAPLKLQLLLYGAALLVLCAYLWKSRLSPQFVRNTALYTLCLSVTVYSAMTHLGPHLKGYGDMVAAIDRIDPEHKRDILMYGTFIPSLSFYRNRIAAMGLVTDRDLRFEEDGSRRDIYLPTDADVERFLAARGEIFVVTDQGQMDQFRLKHACSVTPVFVQRKHTAYLCRREPPPPPVP
- a CDS encoding Lipid A biosynthesis, N-terminal; translation: MSKAAMLTMGIGFAGQALFFMRFFVQWIHTERRKESVIPEAFWYFSIIGGLFLLVYAVIKQDPVFIVGQSTGTVIYLRNLYFIRKNKRKDVIDALES